A stretch of the Lactuca sativa cultivar Salinas chromosome 9, Lsat_Salinas_v11, whole genome shotgun sequence genome encodes the following:
- the LOC111898003 gene encoding AAA-ATPase At3g50940 yields MAFFYMKMMNSECTHVSNPSRLFLGTSTPLNSLDSNPNPNPRSINKNRVQIPHASHRASSYVASFAAFAMLTRSVANDVLTVGKELRTLADEFIPREYQDYYIHEMKKIIRNKDSEFTIVIDEYQAQSNTADEMYQAVATYLGTKVNESCIRKVNVCKNKEALTITMNEDEEIIDEFDGIQVKWRSTTKTEVANVQSGLKSYELTFHNRHRCKILESYLPFILKRSDEIKSEESGLKLHMIDADYNESKTVIIDNPMTFKTLAIEPEVKKMIMEDLNNFKDGKEYYRRIGKAWKRGYLVYGSSGTGKSSLIACMANYLNYNIYDIDLTEVDSDSQLKNILLEMPSKSILVFEDFDQLKNQIGEKTFSRLFNFMDGIWSCCGEERIFIFTTKSINALDPTLLRPGRLDMHIHMSYCTFSAFKQLAFNYLELEDHRLFKRVEELLQSVNATPAEVAGELMKYKKDVTMSLEKLIAYLEKKQGYNM; encoded by the exons ATGGCTTTCTTTTAcatgaagatgatgaacag TGAGTGCACCCATGTGTCGAACCCATCACGATTGTTTTTAGGGACATCAACGCCATTAAATTCACTTGACTCAAATCCGAACCCGAATCCGAGATCCATCAACAAAAACCGGGTCCAAATCCCCCACGCCAGTCATCGCGCCTCTTCATATG TTGCTTCTTTTGCTGCTTTTGCAATGCTGACTCGAAGTGTCGCGAATGATGTTCTAACCGTCGGTAAAGAACTACGTACCCTCGCAGACGAATTCATCCCACGAGAGTATCAAGATTACTACATCCACGAAATGAAAAAGATCATCCGTAACAAAGATAGCGAGTTCACAATTGTCATAGACGAATATCAAGCACAATCCAACACCGCAGATGAAATGTATCAAGCAGTTGCAACTTATTTAGGCACTAAAGTGAATGAATCATGTATTCGAAAGGTTAATGTGTGCAAAAACAAGGAAGCATTGACTATTACTATGAACGAAGATGAAGAAATCATCGATGAATTCGATGGGATTCAAGTTAAATGGAGATCTACAACAAAAACCGAAGTAGCTAATGTACAATCAGGATTGAAATCTTACGAGTTAACTTTCCACAATCGACATAGATGCAAGATCCTTGAGTCATACTTGCCGTTCATTTTGAAGCGATCTGATGAGATAAAATCCGAAGAAAGTGGATTAAAGCTTCATATGATCGACGCCGATTATAATGAGTCAAAAACTGTCATTATTGATAACCCGATGACCTTCAAAACCCTAGCAATTGAGCCGGAGGTAAAGAAGATGATTATGGAGGATTTAAACAATTTTAAAGATGGAAAGGAATACTACCGAAGGATCGGTAAGGCATGGAAGCGAGGTTATCTGGTCTACGGTTCTTCTGGCACAGGAAAATCCAGCTTGATTGCATGCATGGCTAATTATTTAAACTACAATATCTACGACATAGATCTTACAGAGGTTGATTCAGACTCTCAACTTAAAAACATTTTGCTAGAAATGCCTAGCAAATCGATACTTGTGTTTGAAGATTTCGATCAACTTAAAAATCAAATAGGAGAAAAGACTTTTTCGAGATTGTTTAACTTTATGGATGGGATTTGGTCGTGTTGTGGAGAAGAACGAATCTTTATTTTCACGACCAAATCTATAAATGCACTTGACCCTACATTACTTCGTCCAGGACGATTGGACATGCATATTCATATGTCTTATTGCACATTTTCAGCATTCAAACAGCTGGCTTTTAACTATTTGGAGCTCGAAGATCATCGACTCTTTAAAAGAGTCGAAGAGTTGTTGCAAAGTGTAAACGCCACACCTGCTGAAGTTGCGGGAGAGCTTATGAAGTACAAAAAGGATGTGACTATGTCACTCGAGAAACTTATTGCCTACCTTGAGAAAAAACAAGGTTATAACATGTGA
- the LOC111898002 gene encoding ubiquitin-conjugating enzyme E2 36: protein MANSNLPRRIIKETQRLLSEPAPGISASPSEENMRYFNVMILGPSQSPYEGGVFKLELFLPEEYPMAAPKVRFLTKIYHPNIDKLGRICLDILKDKWSPALQIRTVLLSIQALLSAPNPDDPLSENIAKHWKSNEAEAVETAKEWTHMYASGA, encoded by the exons ATGGCGAACAGTAATCTACCTCGAAGAATCATCAAG GAGACACAGCGGTTGCTTAGCGAACCAG CTCCTGGGATAAGTGCATCACCATCAGAAGAGAATATGCGTTATTTCAATGTCATGATCCTTGGTCCATCACAATCTCCTTATGAAG GAGGAGTCTTCAAATTGGAGTTATTTTTGCCTGAAGAATATCCAATGGCAGCCCCCAAG GTTCGATTTCTCACAAAGATATATCATCCTAACATTGACAAG CTTGGCCGAATATGTCTTGATATACTTAAAGATAAATGGAGCCCTGCTCTTCAAATTCGCACTGTACTCTTAAG tattcaAGCACTTTTGAGTGCTCCAAATCCAGATGATCCATTATCTGAAAACATAGCAAAACACTGGAAATCTAATGAAGCTGAAGCTGTTGAAACAG CAAAGGAATGGACCCATATGTATGCTAGTGGAGCCTAA